The Episyrphus balteatus chromosome 4, idEpiBalt1.1, whole genome shotgun sequence genome includes a window with the following:
- the LOC129918533 gene encoding putative uncharacterized protein DDB_G0286901, translating into MLPQFMPNAKIIFLLMVMFASALCSTRDYVIMLKSANHNKALHITPGGKVTAADISIAQNITIGSIGDFLTTGIFKITLYSKEAGRYLCFNKHWKLVGMKNPKESCHFIESLDRGYFEFRSAVNRSRRVGFNRRFRPVVLQRANEQDLADACFHFMKIEAENFDQSDFPAAERKSAAATTKTTTTTRTHNKRRNNNRRIKKTNSNNGHNSTLSNDVTSINNNSNLSQKNNNSKTAGLQPKILVRHHHNNSSIVARRLRHEREQKIRQLRKQVQPENTTSSATNLSAKSSTTILAPVLNIFATLAASRRTRGRRKTDEIREEDEEDNDEAAVKQKKVIKTSSITEPTPMYLSPKNPEHRHRHHHLQQHQHHPHHQIVASEHLQNFNNNKADFSISEKIGEQATATSGLKQQQQQQKFSNEYSNKNSNTNFNSNININNNNNNNYLAIPALPKNLYNNNNNRMTEYVYSGSTNINNNNNNLNINKNINTDKISSSSSIKTSYIDSHSNELNINNNNNNNNLNIDNNFKDYLNTTKDKNNANRKNLFEAIKNINNNKTKNIVQYRYAVSFISIKHSLSI; encoded by the exons GTTACCACAGTTTATGCCCAATGCCAAGATTATTTTTCTACTGATG gtgATGTTTGCCAGTGCACTATGTTCAACACGAGACTATGTgataatgttaaaaagcgcCAACCACAACAAAGCTCTCCATATAACACCCGGTGGCAAAGTAACTGCAGCCGATATATCAATAGCAC aaaacattacaATTGGCAGCATTGGAGATTTCCTAACAACAGGCATTTTCAAAATAACACTATATTCAAAGGAAGCCGGCAGATATCTTTGCTTCAACAAACATTGGAAGCTTGTTGGAATG AAAAATCCAAAAGAAAGTTGTCACTTCATCGAGTCGCTAGATCGCGGCTACTTCGAATTCCGATCGGCAGTAAATCGATCGCGTCGTGTCGGTTTCAATCGACGCTTTAGACCGGTTGTACTGCAACGAGCAAATGAACAGGATTTGGCCGATGCCTGTTTCCATTTCATGAAGATCGAAGCTGAGAATTTCGATCAGAGTGATTTTCCAGCGGCCGAAAGAAAATCAGCTGCGGCCACAAcaaaaacaacgacaacaacaCGAACTCACAACAAACGCCGCAACAATAAtcgacgaataaaaaaaactaatagtaATAATGGCCATAACAGTACTTTAAGCAACGACGTTACTAGTATTAACAACAATAgtaatttaagtcaaaaaaacaacaatagtaAAACTGCAGGATTGCAACCTAAAATTTTGGTACGTCATCATCATAACAATAGCAGTATTGTTGCACGCCGCCTTCGACATGAGCGTGAACAAAAAATACGCCAGCTACGCAAGCAAGTGCAGCCTGAAAATACAACTTCATCAGCGACAAATTTATCGGCGAAATCTTCGACGACAATATTGGCgccagttttgaatatttttgcaaCTCTAGCGGCAAGTAGACGAACTAGAGGTCGTCGGAAAACTGATGAAATACGTGAGGAAGATGAGGAAGACAATGATGAAGCTGCGGTAAAACAGAAGAAAGTCATTAAGACTTCTTCGATAACTGAACCAACTCCAATGTATCTTTCGCCAAAAAACCCAGAACATCGCCATCGGCATCATCATTTGCAACAGCATCAACATCATCCGCATCATCAAATTGTTGCTAGCGAACACCTGCAGAATTTCAATAATAACAAAGCCGATTTTAGTATATCAGAAAAAATTGGCGAACAAGCAACTGCCACAAGTGGcctcaaacaacaacaacaacaacaaaaattttcaaacgaatactcaaataaaaatagtaatactaattttaattctaatattaatattaataataataacaataataattatctTGCAATACCTGCCTTGCCAAAAAActtgtataataataataataatagaatgACTGAATACGTTTATAGTGGTAGTactaatattaataataataataataatttaaatataaataaaaatattaatacagaTAAAattagtagtagtagtagtataAAAACTAGTTATATTGATAGCCATAgtaatgaattgaatattaataacaataacaacaacaacaacttaaaTATTGACAATAATTTTAAGGACTATTTAAATACTACT